One Microbacterium sp. W4I20 DNA window includes the following coding sequences:
- a CDS encoding ROK family transcriptional regulator yields the protein MDHDTAARTSLIRSASDAGSKVFATILTRSPISRIDIARHTGLSQAAVTKAVSPLVAAGLVDAPPAAHRDGNPGRPVAPVSIVPEAMIMLGVKVNVDEIIAVATDLGTAVLAVERRMLPQHDPDAALEAIVDVVSVLEAALGDRSTAIAGLGVSVSGDVDTQAGVVRESAIMGWRDEPFGARLQERLGRPVTLENDVHALTVGEHWFGVGLGTASFAIVTIGRGIGSGLHLNGQVVTGAYGVAGEIGHLPLADPQRICPCGRQGCVEAVASTAAIEAAVSAAHGRPVTIDEAVQLAHSGDRAAEAAFQEASAIIGTAIATLVNLTGPELVIIGGEGVSNFDLYDATLRRAFEAHAFGAAARCRIVVRPHTFEDWARGAAAAAIQSLVL from the coding sequence ATGGACCACGACACCGCCGCACGCACCTCCCTGATCCGCTCCGCCTCGGATGCCGGGTCGAAGGTGTTCGCGACGATCCTCACGCGCAGCCCGATCAGCCGCATCGACATCGCGCGGCACACCGGTCTCTCGCAGGCCGCCGTGACGAAGGCCGTCTCGCCCCTCGTGGCCGCCGGGCTCGTCGATGCCCCGCCCGCAGCGCATCGCGACGGCAACCCCGGGCGGCCGGTGGCCCCGGTCTCGATCGTGCCGGAGGCCATGATCATGCTCGGCGTGAAGGTCAACGTCGACGAGATCATCGCGGTCGCCACCGACCTCGGCACCGCCGTGCTCGCGGTGGAACGGCGGATGCTCCCGCAGCATGACCCGGATGCCGCGCTCGAGGCCATCGTCGATGTCGTCAGCGTGCTCGAGGCTGCCCTCGGCGACCGCTCCACCGCGATCGCCGGTCTCGGCGTCTCCGTCTCGGGCGATGTCGACACGCAGGCGGGTGTCGTGCGCGAATCGGCGATCATGGGGTGGCGCGACGAGCCGTTCGGAGCGCGTCTGCAGGAGCGGCTCGGCCGCCCGGTGACCCTCGAGAACGACGTGCACGCGTTGACCGTCGGCGAGCACTGGTTCGGTGTCGGTCTCGGCACGGCGTCGTTCGCGATCGTCACGATCGGCCGCGGCATCGGCAGCGGCCTGCACCTGAACGGCCAGGTCGTCACCGGCGCATACGGCGTGGCCGGCGAGATCGGGCACCTGCCCCTCGCCGACCCGCAGCGGATCTGCCCGTGCGGTCGGCAGGGCTGCGTCGAGGCGGTCGCATCGACCGCCGCGATCGAAGCCGCCGTCTCAGCCGCGCATGGCCGACCGGTCACGATCGACGAGGCCGTGCAGCTCGCGCACAGCGGCGATCGGGCCGCGGAGGCCGCCTTCCAAGAGGCCTCCGCGATCATCGGCACCGCGATCGCGACCCTCGTGAACCTCACGGGACCCGAACTGGTCATCATCGGCGGTGAAGGGGTGTCGAACTTCGACCTCTACGACGCCACGCTGCGCCGTGCCTTCGAGGCGCACGCCTTCGGGGCGGCCGCGCGCTGCCGCATCGTGGTGCGTCCGCACACCTTCGAGGACTGGGCCCGCGGCGCTGCCGCGGCCGCGATCCAGTCCCTCGTGCTCTGA
- a CDS encoding glycoside hydrolase N-terminal domain-containing protein, which yields MPRPHPETRPRPVETLRLAWNSPASSWNEATPLGNGRIGAMLFGGASGRYALNDATVWSGTPDGPADALRDVRAAGAGPERLARIRAALDDGRVREAEELLMAFEGPYSQEFLPLADLDVRIEDAEAIEPARVLDLDEAVNTEELSVPGGTVRRRSWISAPAQALIVEITADAAFTASVGLRTPLREVGSTVLPDLSGMTLDVVAPIDGAPLHETAVEPPLTYADDDSEAFDAFAAVAVAWSTDGLAERTPDGVTFRGARRLLIALSSSSRAASWWAGEDEGARIASREAIRNHATVQSDAAVRRGASALLEEHIADFRRATPARFAIGGRREGTWDVDRDILHGADLPLKATVIAEFGAYLLASCSRAGSPAANLQGIWNDELQPAWSSNYTVNINTEMNYWAAPVLGMDDAFEPLLAMVEKLAGNGADVARDLYGARGWVGHHNSDVWGWALPVGGGHGAPSWAIWMMGGVWLTHNLWDAYEFGGDRELLRTRIWPLLRGAVEFGLDWLVPDGEGRLRTSPSTSPENSFFAPDGEGTAIGLTSASDLLLLQSLFERARTAIEVLQLDDDPLVAELDDALARLAPVIIRADGRIGEWSADVVEVEPLHRHMTPLVGIHPLDVTTRERTPELFDAGIRLLDARGPGAMGWSWAWKIALRARIGDGDTAASLLDEALTAFDGDAMRHGPVDGSEWGGLLPNLFSTHPPFQIDANLGFPASIAELLVQSHGGVIRLLPALPSDWREGDVQGIRARTGIAVDLAWSDGRVRDAQLRNLLDEDRDVVVEHDGRRISLTVPAGATVEVLADAR from the coding sequence ATGCCGCGTCCCCACCCTGAGACCCGTCCTCGCCCCGTCGAAACGCTGCGTCTGGCGTGGAATTCGCCCGCATCGAGCTGGAACGAGGCCACCCCGTTGGGCAACGGCCGCATCGGCGCGATGCTGTTCGGCGGTGCATCCGGTCGCTATGCCCTCAACGACGCGACTGTCTGGTCGGGCACTCCCGACGGACCCGCCGACGCCCTCCGCGATGTGCGCGCCGCCGGTGCGGGACCCGAGCGCCTGGCCCGCATCCGCGCCGCTCTCGACGACGGCCGCGTCCGCGAGGCGGAAGAGCTGCTGATGGCCTTCGAGGGTCCGTACTCCCAGGAGTTCCTGCCGCTCGCAGACCTCGACGTGCGCATCGAGGATGCCGAGGCGATCGAGCCCGCCCGGGTGCTCGACCTCGACGAGGCCGTGAACACCGAGGAGCTCTCGGTCCCCGGTGGCACTGTGCGTCGCCGCTCGTGGATCTCGGCACCCGCCCAGGCGCTGATCGTGGAGATCACCGCGGATGCCGCGTTCACGGCATCCGTCGGCCTGCGCACTCCGTTGCGCGAGGTGGGATCGACCGTGTTGCCCGACCTGTCCGGCATGACGCTCGACGTCGTGGCGCCGATCGATGGCGCGCCGCTGCACGAGACCGCGGTCGAACCGCCCCTGACCTACGCCGACGACGACTCCGAGGCGTTCGACGCCTTCGCGGCCGTCGCCGTCGCCTGGAGCACCGATGGACTCGCGGAGCGGACGCCCGACGGCGTGACGTTCCGCGGAGCCCGCCGGCTGCTGATCGCCCTCTCCTCTTCGTCCCGCGCCGCGTCGTGGTGGGCCGGCGAAGACGAAGGAGCACGGATCGCCTCTCGCGAGGCGATCCGGAACCACGCCACAGTGCAGTCGGATGCCGCGGTTCGCCGCGGTGCATCGGCACTGCTCGAGGAGCACATCGCCGACTTCCGGCGTGCGACTCCGGCGAGGTTCGCGATCGGCGGCCGGCGGGAAGGCACCTGGGATGTCGATCGCGACATCCTCCACGGCGCCGACCTGCCGTTGAAGGCGACCGTGATCGCCGAGTTCGGCGCGTACCTGCTCGCCTCGTGCTCGCGTGCGGGGAGCCCGGCGGCGAACCTGCAGGGCATCTGGAACGACGAGCTGCAACCCGCGTGGTCGTCGAACTACACGGTCAACATCAACACTGAGATGAACTACTGGGCCGCTCCCGTCCTGGGCATGGATGACGCGTTCGAACCGCTGCTCGCCATGGTCGAGAAGCTCGCCGGGAACGGCGCCGATGTGGCCCGCGACCTGTACGGCGCCCGCGGCTGGGTCGGGCATCACAACTCCGACGTGTGGGGCTGGGCGCTCCCGGTCGGTGGTGGTCACGGCGCTCCGAGCTGGGCGATCTGGATGATGGGGGGCGTCTGGCTCACGCACAACCTCTGGGACGCGTACGAGTTCGGCGGCGACCGCGAGCTGCTGCGCACGCGCATCTGGCCGCTGCTGCGCGGCGCCGTCGAGTTCGGGCTCGACTGGCTCGTGCCCGACGGGGAGGGGCGGCTCCGCACCTCGCCCTCGACGTCGCCCGAGAACTCGTTCTTCGCCCCGGACGGCGAGGGCACCGCGATCGGCCTCACCTCGGCATCCGATCTGCTGCTCCTGCAGAGCCTGTTCGAGCGCGCGCGCACGGCGATCGAGGTGCTGCAGCTCGACGACGACCCGCTCGTCGCCGAGCTCGACGATGCACTCGCCCGTCTCGCCCCCGTCATCATCCGCGCCGACGGCCGCATCGGCGAATGGTCGGCCGACGTCGTGGAGGTCGAACCGCTGCACCGGCACATGACCCCGCTGGTCGGCATCCATCCCCTCGACGTGACGACTCGTGAGCGCACGCCCGAGCTCTTCGATGCCGGCATCCGCCTGCTCGACGCCCGCGGACCGGGTGCCATGGGCTGGTCGTGGGCGTGGAAGATCGCGCTGCGCGCCCGCATCGGCGACGGCGACACCGCGGCGTCGCTGCTCGACGAGGCGCTCACTGCCTTCGACGGCGACGCGATGCGGCACGGGCCGGTCGACGGGTCGGAGTGGGGCGGCCTGCTGCCCAACCTGTTCAGCACGCACCCGCCGTTCCAGATCGACGCGAACCTCGGGTTCCCCGCGTCGATCGCCGAGCTGCTGGTGCAGAGCCACGGCGGCGTCATCCGGCTGCTGCCCGCCCTGCCGTCGGACTGGCGCGAGGGCGACGTGCAGGGCATCCGCGCCCGCACCGGCATCGCGGTCGACCTCGCCTGGAGCGACGGACGTGTGCGCGACGCGCAGCTGCGCAACCTCCTCGACGAGGATCGCGACGTGGTCGTCGAACACGACGGCCGCCGCATCTCGCTCACGGTGCCGGCCGGGGCCACGGTGGAAGTGCTCGCCGATGCCCGCTGA
- a CDS encoding alpha-galactosidase: MTSSIALPRIDALGSPALAHLRRAGVSVVFAADSFGTPSLVHWGRALGDDDVAGMLATATPAVMNSSLDIPRSFSIAAGRAHGWSGTPAIEADSADAVIDGFTLIATDAAESDVRFTLRDASSFAEVAFAYRLDAAGILHAAIEIRNTTDRQIDIRAARALLPLPGRAEEVLDFSGRWTNERRPQRTTIHDGTWLRSSRRGRPGHDASLLTMAGTAGFRFRAGEIWAAHLAWSGNQETLVERLPEGAGVHRAVLGTGELIDAGEVRLQPGETHRSPDALFIWSDEGIDGVTARLHSSIRARAGHPRSPRPLLLNTWEAVYFEHDLDTLTGLAASAAELGIERFVLDDGWFRGRRDDHAGLGDWFVDDDVWPGGLRPLSDRVHDLGMQFGLWFEPEMVNPDSDLAREHPDWLLGEDHRLESRHQFVLDFSSEEVAAHVIERLDAVITEAAVDFVKWDHNRDLHAALGVRGDRRVRAHTEAVYRVLDELRRRHPLLEIESCASGGARVDLGILARTDRVWASDCNDPVERQSIQRWTQTLLPPELIGSHIGAAESHTTHRHASFSFRAITALFGHAGLEWDIDAATADERRGIAAWAALYKELRGLIHSGVTVRADAVDDGALLHGIVAHDRREALFAWVRTETSGVAQTPRVPIPGLDPRTLYRVRVRDEVGAASRHQVEDPSWLRQTDDLVCTGAVLEQGLPLPVLNPSQAMLLHLTAVED, encoded by the coding sequence ATGACGTCAAGTATCGCCCTTCCGCGCATCGATGCGCTCGGGTCGCCCGCTCTCGCGCACCTTCGCCGCGCGGGGGTCAGCGTGGTGTTCGCCGCCGACTCCTTCGGCACGCCCTCCCTCGTGCACTGGGGCCGCGCACTCGGCGACGATGACGTCGCCGGCATGCTCGCCACCGCCACGCCTGCCGTGATGAACAGCTCGCTCGACATCCCGCGGTCGTTCTCGATCGCCGCCGGACGCGCGCACGGCTGGTCGGGAACGCCGGCGATCGAGGCGGACAGCGCGGATGCCGTCATCGACGGCTTCACGCTGATCGCCACGGATGCCGCGGAGTCGGACGTGCGCTTCACGCTCCGTGACGCCTCATCATTCGCCGAGGTGGCGTTCGCCTACCGTCTCGACGCTGCCGGCATCCTGCACGCCGCGATCGAGATCCGCAACACGACCGACCGGCAGATCGACATCCGCGCCGCCCGCGCCCTCCTCCCCCTGCCCGGCCGCGCCGAGGAGGTGCTGGACTTCTCCGGGCGCTGGACCAACGAGCGCCGCCCCCAGCGCACGACGATCCACGACGGCACCTGGCTGCGCTCCTCCCGGCGCGGCCGCCCCGGACACGACGCGTCACTGCTGACGATGGCGGGAACCGCGGGCTTCCGATTCCGCGCCGGCGAGATCTGGGCCGCGCACCTCGCGTGGAGCGGCAACCAGGAGACCCTCGTCGAACGCCTCCCCGAGGGTGCCGGCGTGCATCGCGCCGTGCTGGGTACGGGCGAGCTCATCGACGCCGGCGAGGTCCGCCTGCAGCCGGGCGAGACGCACCGATCGCCGGACGCCCTGTTCATCTGGAGCGACGAGGGCATCGACGGCGTCACCGCGCGTCTGCACTCCTCCATCCGTGCCCGCGCCGGCCACCCCCGCTCACCGCGGCCACTGCTCCTGAACACATGGGAGGCGGTCTACTTCGAGCATGACCTCGACACCCTGACCGGCCTGGCCGCCTCAGCCGCCGAGCTCGGGATCGAGCGGTTCGTGCTCGACGACGGCTGGTTCCGCGGGCGCCGCGACGACCATGCCGGCCTCGGCGACTGGTTCGTCGACGACGACGTCTGGCCCGGCGGGCTCCGGCCACTGTCCGACCGGGTGCACGACCTGGGCATGCAGTTCGGCCTCTGGTTCGAACCCGAGATGGTCAATCCCGACTCGGATCTCGCCCGCGAGCATCCGGACTGGCTCCTGGGCGAAGACCACCGGCTCGAGTCGCGCCATCAGTTCGTGCTCGACTTCTCCAGCGAGGAGGTGGCCGCCCACGTGATCGAACGCCTCGACGCGGTGATCACCGAGGCCGCCGTCGACTTCGTGAAGTGGGATCACAACCGCGACCTCCACGCCGCCCTGGGGGTGCGCGGCGACCGGCGAGTACGGGCACACACTGAGGCCGTCTACCGCGTGCTCGACGAGCTCCGGCGACGGCATCCGCTGCTCGAGATCGAGTCGTGCGCGAGCGGGGGCGCGCGAGTCGATCTCGGCATCCTCGCGCGCACCGACCGCGTCTGGGCCTCGGACTGCAACGACCCCGTCGAGCGGCAGAGCATCCAGCGCTGGACACAGACCCTGCTGCCACCCGAGCTGATCGGCTCGCACATCGGCGCCGCCGAGTCCCACACCACGCATCGCCATGCGTCGTTCTCGTTCCGGGCGATCACCGCCCTGTTCGGCCACGCGGGCCTGGAGTGGGACATCGATGCGGCGACCGCGGACGAGCGTCGCGGGATCGCCGCCTGGGCCGCGCTGTACAAGGAGCTGCGGGGTCTCATCCATTCCGGCGTCACGGTTCGCGCAGACGCTGTCGACGACGGCGCGCTGCTGCACGGCATCGTCGCGCATGACCGACGCGAGGCGCTGTTCGCCTGGGTCCGCACCGAGACCAGCGGCGTCGCCCAGACTCCACGCGTGCCCATCCCGGGGCTCGACCCCCGGACGCTCTACCGCGTACGGGTGCGCGACGAGGTCGGTGCGGCGAGCCGGCACCAGGTCGAAGACCCGTCCTGGCTGCGGCAGACGGACGACCTCGTCTGCACAGGAGCCGTGCTCGAGCAGGGCTTGCCGCTGCCGGTGCTCAACCCCAGCCAGGCGATGCTCCTGCACCTCACGGCCGTCGAGGACTGA
- a CDS encoding carbohydrate ABC transporter permease, giving the protein MTTINTEALLTEEIVVAKNKKPRRRRDPLARGVKVKETRADRVFIVAAYILLSVFLLVVLMPLLNIIASSLSSPQAVSSGRVLFWPVDFTFRGYAEALGNPAILRGFGNSIFYTVAGTAISVLGTVAVAYPLSRMQLFGRKVITGGVVFTMLFSGGVIPMYLVVQSLGLLDTRWSMLLPNAIGVWQVIIAIVYFRSAVPDEVYEAAQLDGASELRILWTVVLPLAKPLIAVIALMYAIMQWNSYFDALLYLRDADLQPLQLVLRGLLILNDSGGGGDVAEQLRRRELADLLKYSTVVIATIPMLVAYPFVAKYFNKGIMVGAVKG; this is encoded by the coding sequence GTGACCACGATCAACACTGAGGCGCTCCTCACCGAGGAGATCGTCGTCGCGAAGAACAAGAAGCCCCGCCGCCGGCGCGACCCGCTCGCGCGCGGCGTGAAGGTCAAGGAGACCAGGGCCGACCGCGTGTTCATCGTCGCCGCGTACATCCTGCTCTCGGTCTTCCTGCTCGTCGTGCTGATGCCGCTCCTGAACATCATCGCCAGCTCACTGTCGAGTCCCCAGGCCGTGTCGTCGGGTCGGGTGCTGTTCTGGCCGGTCGACTTCACGTTCCGCGGCTACGCGGAGGCGCTCGGCAACCCGGCGATCCTCCGCGGATTCGGCAACTCGATCTTCTACACCGTGGCCGGCACCGCCATCAGCGTGCTCGGCACGGTCGCGGTCGCCTACCCGCTGTCACGCATGCAGCTCTTCGGACGCAAGGTCATCACCGGCGGCGTCGTCTTCACGATGCTGTTCAGCGGCGGCGTCATCCCGATGTACCTCGTGGTGCAGTCGCTCGGTCTGCTCGACACCCGCTGGTCGATGCTGCTGCCGAACGCCATCGGCGTCTGGCAGGTCATCATCGCCATCGTCTACTTCCGCTCGGCCGTTCCCGACGAGGTCTACGAGGCGGCGCAGCTCGACGGCGCCAGCGAGCTGCGGATCCTCTGGACCGTGGTGCTTCCGCTCGCCAAGCCGCTGATCGCCGTAATCGCCCTGATGTACGCGATCATGCAGTGGAACTCCTACTTCGACGCCCTGCTCTACCTGCGCGACGCCGACCTGCAGCCGCTGCAGCTCGTGCTGCGCGGGCTGCTCATCCTGAACGACTCCGGAGGCGGAGGCGACGTCGCCGAGCAGCTGCGACGCCGTGAGCTCGCCGACCTGCTCAAGTACTCCACGGTCGTGATCGCGACCATCCCGATGCTCGTCGCCTACCCGTTCGTGGCGAAGTACTTCAACAAGGGCATCATGGTCGGCGCCGTCAAGGGCTGA
- a CDS encoding sugar ABC transporter permease, whose amino-acid sequence MTLSVEQDLPATAAETPAAATRRPSRFVRSLRRYWQLYLLLLIPIIWFIVFRYIPMANAVIAFKNYNPIDGVWGSPWVGFDNFANLFRNPVFPRLVGNTFLLAAYTLIASFPLPIILALALNEVRLRFFTRTVQLVTYAPYFISTVVVVSMTILLLSPRVGLLGRTFSFFGAGQVDLLADADFFRHIYVATDIWTTTGYSAVIYLAALASVDTSLYEAAKIDGASRLQKIWNVDIPALLPTATIILILGVGNIMAIGFEKAFLLQNALNLSTSEIIPTYVYKTGILNANFSLGATIGLFNAVISLVLLLVVNGISKRVTGNGLW is encoded by the coding sequence ATGACGCTCAGTGTCGAGCAAGACCTCCCCGCCACAGCGGCGGAGACACCTGCGGCAGCGACCCGGCGCCCGTCGCGATTCGTGCGGAGCCTGCGTCGCTACTGGCAGCTCTACCTCCTGCTGCTCATCCCCATCATCTGGTTCATCGTCTTCCGCTACATCCCCATGGCCAACGCCGTGATCGCGTTCAAGAACTACAACCCGATCGACGGCGTCTGGGGCAGCCCCTGGGTCGGCTTCGACAACTTCGCGAACCTCTTCCGCAACCCGGTGTTCCCGCGGCTCGTCGGCAACACCTTCCTGCTGGCCGCCTACACCCTGATCGCCAGCTTCCCCCTGCCGATCATCCTCGCGCTGGCGCTGAACGAGGTGCGGCTGCGGTTCTTCACCCGCACCGTGCAGCTGGTCACCTACGCGCCGTACTTCATCTCCACCGTCGTCGTCGTGTCGATGACGATCCTGCTGCTCTCCCCGCGGGTCGGGCTGCTGGGCCGCACCTTCAGCTTCTTCGGTGCCGGCCAGGTCGACCTGCTGGCCGATGCAGACTTCTTCCGGCACATCTACGTCGCGACCGACATCTGGACCACGACCGGATACTCCGCGGTCATCTACCTCGCCGCCCTCGCCTCGGTCGACACCTCCCTCTACGAAGCAGCCAAGATCGACGGCGCGAGCCGCCTGCAGAAGATCTGGAACGTCGACATCCCCGCCCTGCTGCCGACCGCGACCATCATCCTGATCCTCGGCGTCGGCAACATCATGGCGATCGGCTTCGAGAAAGCGTTCCTGCTGCAGAACGCCCTCAACCTCTCGACGTCCGAGATCATCCCGACGTACGTCTACAAGACCGGCATCCTGAACGCGAACTTCAGTCTGGGAGCCACGATCGGACTCTTCAACGCCGTGATCAGCCTCGTGCTGCTGCTCGTGGTCAACGGCATCTCCAAGCGAGTGACGGGGAACGGACTGTGGTGA
- a CDS encoding acetylxylan esterase yields MPTEIPLHGETVMVDMPTTQTEPDDFDAFWAETLAETRRFPLDVTIEPYETRLTVIDVFEVTFRGFGGTRIRAWLRMPRGATGPLPGLVQLFGYGNGRGHALRDLRWAAAGYAHLVVDARGQGHGDTDDDHPEGGPSAGGFLTRGLRSPREYYYRRVYADAVRAVEALRSLDAVDASRVGTVGASQGGGIALAIAGLVPDLAVAIIQAPFLCELNRAADLSTEAPYALLTQYFADRRLDTATALDTLRYFDGVNHAKRATAPALLSTGLHDGITPPASVLPAFTAYAGAKRTVLWPYNGHEAGGDLDEENALEFAATHLGPVDSSSARRA; encoded by the coding sequence ATGCCCACTGAGATCCCGCTGCACGGGGAGACGGTGATGGTCGACATGCCGACCACCCAGACCGAACCCGACGACTTCGACGCCTTCTGGGCCGAGACCCTCGCCGAGACCCGGCGCTTCCCGCTCGACGTGACGATCGAGCCGTATGAGACCCGGCTCACCGTGATCGACGTCTTCGAGGTGACGTTCCGCGGATTCGGCGGCACACGCATCCGCGCCTGGCTTCGGATGCCGCGCGGTGCGACCGGGCCGCTACCGGGTCTCGTGCAGCTCTTCGGCTACGGCAACGGGCGGGGCCATGCCCTGCGCGACCTCCGCTGGGCCGCAGCGGGCTACGCCCACCTGGTGGTGGACGCCCGCGGGCAGGGCCACGGCGACACCGACGACGACCACCCCGAGGGCGGTCCCTCGGCCGGCGGCTTCCTCACCCGGGGGCTGCGCTCGCCGCGGGAGTACTACTACCGACGGGTCTATGCCGACGCCGTCCGCGCCGTCGAGGCGCTGCGGTCGCTGGATGCGGTCGATGCCTCTCGCGTCGGGACGGTCGGGGCGAGCCAGGGCGGCGGCATCGCGCTCGCGATCGCAGGGCTCGTGCCGGATCTCGCGGTCGCGATCATCCAGGCTCCGTTCCTCTGCGAGCTCAACCGCGCCGCCGACCTGAGCACCGAGGCGCCCTACGCGCTCCTCACCCAGTACTTCGCCGACCGCCGGCTCGACACCGCCACAGCGCTCGACACCCTGCGCTACTTCGACGGGGTGAACCACGCCAAGCGGGCCACCGCCCCCGCGCTGCTAAGCACCGGGCTGCACGACGGCATCACGCCACCGGCATCCGTCCTCCCCGCCTTCACGGCGTACGCGGGTGCGAAGCGCACGGTGCTCTGGCCGTACAACGGGCACGAAGCCGGCGGCGACCTCGACGAGGAGAACGCCCTCGAGTTCGCGGCGACGCACCTGGGGCCGGTCGACTCCTCCTCCGCACGGCGGGCCTGA
- a CDS encoding extracellular solute-binding protein — protein MRHSIIRGVAAAGVLALATAALAACTSPSDEDNGQLVAFGPQGDNGSLKDNAFTELVEKKFDIDFDWQTTTYDGSVAGEKRQVSLASGDYPDAYFLVPWVDAFSRSEVLKYGQQGVLVPLEDLIDEYAPNLKKRFEEKPDWEQSVTAPDGHIYAITQFTECYHCSYPSKLWMNTTWLDNLGLEQPTTTEELREVLRAFKNDDPNGNGKADEVALSASASEPIINYLMNAFAYAPYGSPSSPPPMVMDGGKVELSATSDGWRAGLQYIASLADEGLIDTASFTQNGEALRALGDNADAEILGAAAVLHPYEIVTADSPDGRDKHYDAVAPVKGPDGTQFATYRSQVSPLGMFALTNKSSEDERVKAIKLIDYLVTEEGDRLGAMGPEGEAWVPAEEGDVALDPELDPTFKPLTYDETSNASWRSMGQYWDSLEYRNSQVVPEDVYSPAGYERRLLEATQLYEPFAPDEDLIFPDGKLWPDPDTSAEIAELQTNIATYITQAQAEFATGQRDIDDDGTWQAYIDDLNGLGVERYLELQQKLYDAL, from the coding sequence ATGAGACACAGCATCATCCGAGGGGTGGCCGCCGCAGGCGTGCTGGCCCTGGCGACGGCGGCGCTGGCCGCCTGCACGTCGCCGAGTGACGAAGACAACGGTCAACTGGTCGCGTTCGGCCCCCAGGGCGACAACGGTTCACTCAAGGACAACGCGTTCACCGAGCTGGTCGAGAAGAAGTTCGACATCGACTTCGACTGGCAGACCACCACCTACGACGGAAGCGTCGCGGGCGAGAAGCGGCAGGTCTCGCTCGCGAGCGGCGACTACCCAGACGCGTACTTCCTCGTGCCGTGGGTCGACGCCTTCTCGCGCAGCGAGGTGCTCAAGTACGGGCAGCAGGGCGTACTCGTCCCCCTCGAGGACCTGATCGACGAGTACGCGCCGAACCTCAAGAAGCGCTTCGAGGAGAAGCCCGACTGGGAGCAGTCGGTGACCGCGCCCGACGGACACATCTACGCGATCACGCAGTTCACCGAGTGCTATCACTGCAGCTACCCCTCGAAGCTGTGGATGAACACCACCTGGCTCGACAACCTCGGCCTGGAGCAGCCGACGACCACCGAGGAGCTCCGCGAGGTGCTGCGGGCGTTCAAGAACGACGACCCGAACGGCAACGGCAAGGCCGACGAGGTGGCACTCAGCGCCTCGGCATCCGAACCGATCATCAACTACCTCATGAACGCATTCGCGTACGCGCCGTACGGCAGCCCGTCGAGCCCGCCGCCGATGGTCATGGACGGCGGCAAGGTCGAGCTCTCGGCGACCTCCGACGGCTGGCGCGCGGGCCTGCAGTACATCGCCTCGCTCGCCGACGAAGGGCTGATCGACACGGCATCCTTCACGCAGAACGGCGAAGCGCTGCGTGCACTCGGCGACAACGCGGATGCCGAGATCCTCGGCGCCGCCGCCGTGCTGCACCCGTACGAGATCGTGACCGCAGACTCCCCTGACGGACGAGACAAGCACTACGACGCCGTCGCCCCGGTCAAGGGCCCCGACGGCACGCAGTTCGCGACCTACCGGTCTCAGGTCAGCCCGCTGGGCATGTTCGCGCTCACGAACAAGTCGTCCGAAGACGAGCGCGTCAAGGCGATCAAGCTCATCGACTACCTGGTGACCGAGGAGGGCGACCGGCTCGGCGCGATGGGACCGGAAGGCGAGGCCTGGGTCCCGGCCGAGGAGGGCGACGTCGCGCTCGACCCCGAGCTGGACCCGACGTTCAAGCCGCTGACCTACGACGAGACCTCGAACGCCTCGTGGCGCTCGATGGGTCAGTACTGGGACTCGCTCGAGTACCGCAACTCGCAGGTCGTGCCGGAGGACGTCTACTCGCCCGCCGGCTACGAGCGGCGTCTGCTCGAGGCGACGCAGCTGTACGAGCCGTTCGCACCCGACGAGGACCTCATCTTCCCCGACGGGAAGCTGTGGCCCGACCCCGACACCTCGGCCGAGATCGCCGAGCTGCAGACGAACATCGCCACCTACATCACGCAGGCGCAGGCGGAGTTCGCCACCGGTCAGCGCGACATCGACGACGACGGCACGTGGCAGGCGTACATCGACGACCTGAACGGTCTCGGCGTCGAGCGCTACCTGGAGCTGCAGCAGAAGCTCTACGACGCACTCTGA